From the Brachyhypopomus gauderio isolate BG-103 chromosome 5, BGAUD_0.2, whole genome shotgun sequence genome, one window contains:
- the atp2b1a gene encoding plasma membrane calcium-transporting ATPase 1 isoform X5, with protein MATNSYTGVKNSVAEHAHDGEFGCSLKELRSVMELRGTEALQKILDSYGDVNELCNRLKSSPINGLGGHPPDIDKRKLVFGQNLIPPKKPKTFLQLVWEALQDVTLIILEVAAIVSLGLSFYQPPESEGAHCGTGAGGVEDEGESEAGWIEGAAILLSVVCVVLVTAFNDWSKEKQFRGLQSRIEQEQKFTVVRNGQVVPVPVAEIVVGDVAQIKYGDLLPADGILIQGNDLKIDESSLTGESDHVRKTLEKDPMLLSGTHVMEGSGKMLVTAVGVNSQTGIIFTLLGAGEDDEDEEKEEKKKAKERKKEKKKKKQDGSVDNKKKAKAQDGAAMEMQPLNTDEAGDLEEKRKANLPKKEKSVLQGKLTKLAVQIGKAGLVMSAITVIILVVLFIVDTFWVQGLPWEQTCTPVYIQFFVKFFIIGVTVLVVAVPEGLPLAVTISLAYSVKKMMKDNNLVRHLDACETMGNATAICSDKTGTLTMNRMTVVQVYIADTHYRRVPEAELIPSTTMDLLLLGISVNCAYTTKIMPTEKEGGLPRQVGNKTECALLGFLRDMKKEYQAVRNEIPEEKLYKVYTFNSVRKSMSTVLKNADGSFRMFSKGASEILLKKCYKILTASGEPKVFRPRDRDDMVKKVIEPMASEGLRTICLAYRDFPAKDGEPDWENESDILTSLTCVCVVGIEDPVRPEVPDAIKKCQRAGITVRMVTGDNINTARAIATKCGILLPGDDFLCLEGKEFNRRIRNEKGEIEQERIDRIWPKLRVLARSSPTDKHTLVKGIIDSTITEQRQVVAVTGDGTNDGPALKKADVGFAMGIAGTDVAKEASDIILTDDNFSSIVKAVMWGRNVYDSISKFLQFQLTVNVVAVIVAFTGACITQDSPLKAVQMLWVNLIMDTFASLALATEPPTESLLLRKPYGRNKPLISRTMMKNILGHGVYQLTIIFTLLFAGEKIFDIDSGRNAPLHAPPSEHYTIVFNTFVMMQLFNEINARKIHGERNVFDGIFNNMIFCTIVFGTFVIQIVIVQFGGKPFSCVGLTVDQWLWCVFLGFGCLLWGQVISTIPTSHLKFLKTAGHGTQKEEIPDEELEDMEDLDEIDHAERELRRGQILWFRGLNRIQTQMDVVSAFQSSTSLQGPLRRQPSSGSQQHDVTNVSSPTHVAFPPAPASRPASATVGYPSGECIP; from the exons ATGGCTACTAACTCCTACACGGGGGTGAAGAACTCCGTGGCAGAGCACGCTCATGATGGAGAGTTCGGCTGCTCGCTCAAAGAGCTGCGCTCCGTCATGGAGCTGCGGGGGACGGAGGCGTTACAGAAAATCCTGGACTCTTACGGGGACGTTAATGAACTCTGCAACAGACTGAAGTCATCACCTATAAATG GTTTAGGTGGACATCCTCCAGACATTGACAAAAGGAAATTAGTGTTTGGACAGAACCTTATACctccaaaaaagccaaaaacaTTTCTTCAGTTAGTATGGGAAGCATTACAAGACGTAACGTTGATTATCCTAGAAGTGGCAGCCATAGTTTCATTAGGCCTTTCTTTTTATCAACCTCCGGAATCAGAGGGTGCAC actgtgGGACGGGAGCAGGTGGAGTGGAAGACGAAGGCGAGTCGGAGGCAGGCTGGATTGAAGGGGCAGCTATCCTCCTGTCGGTGGTCTGTGTGGTGCTAGTGACCGCCTTCAATGACTGGAGCAAAGAGAAGCAGTTCCGGGGCTTACAGAGCCGCATTGAACAGGAGCAGAAGTTTACAGTGGTGCGCAATGGGCAGGTCGTCCCCGTCCCCGTGGCTGAGATTGTAGTTGGGGATGTTGCACAAATTAAATATG GTGACCTCCTACCTGCTGATGGCATTCTCATCCAGGGGAATGATCTCAAGATCGATGAGAGCTCTCTCACTGGCGAATCGGACCATGTGAGGAAGACACTGGAGAAGGATCCTATGCTGTTGTCAG GTACCCATGTCATGGAGGGCTCTGGAAAAATGCTCGTCACGGCTGTTGGAGTTAACTCTCAAACTGGAATCATCTTCACCCTTCTTGGGGCTGGGGAGGACGATGAAGACGAAGAGAAGGAGgaaaagaagaaagcaaaagaacgtaagaaagagaagaaaa AGAAGAAGCAAGATGGCTCTGTGGACAACAAGAAGAAAG CTAAAGCCCAGGATGGTGCTGCGATGGAAATGCAACCTCTGAACACAGATGAAGCCGGAGATTTGGAGGAGAAGCGAAAAGCCAACTTGCCAAAGAAGGAAAAATCAGTACTTCAGGGGAAGCTGACCAAGCTAGCTGTCCAAATTGGCAAAGCAG GTCTGGTGATGTCTGCCATCACGGTCATAATCCTGGTGGTGTTGTTTATAGTGGACACCTTCTGGGTGCAAGGTCTACCCTGGGAGCAAACCTGCACACCCGTCTACATCCAGTTTTTTGTCAAATTCTTCATCATCGGCGTGACGGTGCTGGTGGTGGCTGTCCCCGAGGGGCTGCCCCTGGCCGTCACCATCTCTCTGGCTTACTCCGTCAAA AAAATGATGAAAGATAACAATTTGGTGAGGCACTTGGATGCCTGTGAAACCATGGGCAACGCCACTGCCATCTGTTCAGATAAAACGGGCACTCTGACCATGAACAGGATGACTGTGGTGCAGGTTTATATTGCAGACACACACTACAGGAGGGTCCCTGAGGCAGAGCTCATCCCCTCCACCACCATGGACCTGCTGCTTCTGGGCATCAGTGTCAACTGTGCGTACACTACCAAGATCATG cccACAGAAAAGGAGGGCGGATTGCCTCGGCAGGTGGGTAATAAAACTGAATGTGCCTTACTGGGCTTTCTGCGGGACATGAAGAAGGAGTACCAAGCAGTCCGCAACGAGATCCCTGAGGAGAAGCTCTACAAGGTTTACACCTTCAACTCCGTCAGGAAATCCATGAGTACCGTCCTCAAGAATGCTGACGGAAGCTTCCGGATGTTCAGCAAAGGAGCCTCCGAGATTTTACTGAAAAA GTGTTATAAGATCCTAACAGCAAGTGGCGAGCCCAAGGTGTTCCGGCCCAGAGACCGGGACGACATGGTGAAGAAAGTGATTGAGCCCATGGCTTCTGAAGGTCTGAGGACCATATGTTTGGCTTACCGGGATTTTCCGGCCAAGGACGGAGAGCCAGACTGGGAAAATGAGAGTGACATTCTGACTagcctcacctgtgtgtgtgtggtgggcatTGAGGATCCTGTCAGACCAGAG GTCCCCGATGCCATTAAGAAATGCCAGCGTGCAGGGATCACAGTACGGATGGTCACCGGGGACAACATCAACACAGCCCGCGCCATAGCAACCAAATGCGGCATCCTACTGCCCGGAGACGATTTCCTCTGCCTAGAGGGCAAAGAGTTCAATCGGCGGATACGCAATGAGAAgggagag ATCGAACAAGAGCGTATTGATAGAATATGGCCTAAACTCAGAGTCCTAGCAAGATCTTCACCAACAGATAAGCACACATTAGTTAAAG GTATAATTGACAGCACTATTACAGAGCAGAGGCAAGTCGTCGCGGTAACAGGAGACGGAACCAATGACGGTCCTGCGTTGAAGAAGGCGGACGTGGGCTTTGCTATG GGCATTGCCGGCACAGACGTGGCTAAAGAGGCCTCTGACATCATTCTCACCGACGACAATTTCAGCAGCATCGTCAAAGCTGTGATGTGGGGACGCAACGTGTATGACAGCATCTCCAAATTCCTGCAGTTCCAGCTCACCGTCAATGTAGTGGCTGTGATCGTGGCCTTCACCGGAGCCTGCATCACACAG GACTCTCCTCTGAAGGCAGTGCAGATGCTGTGGGTGAACCTCATCATGGACACCTTCGCCTCGCTGGCCCTGGCCACGGAGCCGCCCACCGAGTCCCTGCTCCTGAGGAAGCCGTACGGCCGCAACAAGCCCCTCATCTCCAGGACCATGATGAAGAACATCCTGGGCCATGGGGTCTACCAGCTCACCATCATCTTCACCCTGCTGTTTGCAG GTGAGAAGATATTCGATATAGACAGTGGTCGTAACGCCCCACTCCACGCACCTCCCTCTGAGCACTACACCATCGTCTTCAACACCTTCGTCATGATGCAGCTATTCAACGAAATCAACGCCCGTAAGATCCACGGAGAGAGGAACGTCTTTGATGGCATCTTCAACAACATGATCTTCTGCACCATTGTGTTTGGCACCTTCGTCATCCAG ATTGTAATTGTCCAGTTTGGAGGAAAGCCTTTCAGTTGTGTGGGACTCACCGTGGACCAGTGGCTGTGGTGCGTCTTCCTGGGCTTTGGCTGTCTGCTGTGGGGACAG GTCATCTCTACCATCCCCACCAGTCACCTGAAGTTCCTGAAGACAGCAGGTCATGGAACTCAGAAGGAGGAGATCCCGGACGAGGAGCTGGAGGACATGGAGGACCTGGACGAGATTGACCACGCCGAGCGAGAGCTGCGCAGGGGGCAGATCCTCTGGTTCCGAGGCCTCAACCGCATACAGACTCAG ATGGATGTAGTGAGTGCGTTCCAGAGCAGCACTTCCTTGCAGGGGCCCCTCAGGCGTCAGCCCTCCTCCGGCAGCCAACAGCACGATGTAACCAATGTTTCTAGCCCTACACATGTAGCCTTTCCTCCTGCCCCCGCCTCCAGGCCTGCTTCTGCCACTGTggggt
- the atp2b1a gene encoding plasma membrane calcium-transporting ATPase 1 isoform X1 — MATNSYTGVKNSVAEHAHDGEFGCSLKELRSVMELRGTEALQKILDSYGDVNELCNRLKSSPINGLGGHPPDIDKRKLVFGQNLIPPKKPKTFLQLVWEALQDVTLIILEVAAIVSLGLSFYQPPESEGAHCGTGAGGVEDEGESEAGWIEGAAILLSVVCVVLVTAFNDWSKEKQFRGLQSRIEQEQKFTVVRNGQVVPVPVAEIVVGDVAQIKYGDLLPADGILIQGNDLKIDESSLTGESDHVRKTLEKDPMLLSGTHVMEGSGKMLVTAVGVNSQTGIIFTLLGAGEDDEDEEKEEKKKAKERKKEKKKKKQDGSVDNKKKAKAQDGAAMEMQPLNTDEAGDLEEKRKANLPKKEKSVLQGKLTKLAVQIGKAGLVMSAITVIILVVLFIVDTFWVQGLPWEQTCTPVYIQFFVKFFIIGVTVLVVAVPEGLPLAVTISLAYSVKKMMKDNNLVRHLDACETMGNATAICSDKTGTLTMNRMTVVQVYIADTHYRRVPEAELIPSTTMDLLLLGISVNCAYTTKIMPTEKEGGLPRQVGNKTECALLGFLRDMKKEYQAVRNEIPEEKLYKVYTFNSVRKSMSTVLKNADGSFRMFSKGASEILLKKCYKILTASGEPKVFRPRDRDDMVKKVIEPMASEGLRTICLAYRDFPAKDGEPDWENESDILTSLTCVCVVGIEDPVRPEVPDAIKKCQRAGITVRMVTGDNINTARAIATKCGILLPGDDFLCLEGKEFNRRIRNEKGEIEQERIDRIWPKLRVLARSSPTDKHTLVKGIIDSTITEQRQVVAVTGDGTNDGPALKKADVGFAMGIAGTDVAKEASDIILTDDNFSSIVKAVMWGRNVYDSISKFLQFQLTVNVVAVIVAFTGACITQDSPLKAVQMLWVNLIMDTFASLALATEPPTESLLLRKPYGRNKPLISRTMMKNILGHGVYQLTIIFTLLFAGEKIFDIDSGRNAPLHAPPSEHYTIVFNTFVMMQLFNEINARKIHGERNVFDGIFNNMIFCTIVFGTFVIQIVIVQFGGKPFSCVGLTVDQWLWCVFLGFGCLLWGQVISTIPTSHLKFLKTAGHGTQKEEIPDEELEDMEDLDEIDHAERELRRGQILWFRGLNRIQTQMDVVSAFQSSTSLQGPLRRQPSSGSQQHDIRVVNAFRNSLSPYEGLEKPESRTSIHNFMTHPEFRIEDSEPHIPLIDDTDAEDEGPTKRNTTPTPPPPPSPSSNQNNNAVDSGIHLFIDGSKTATPCIPLSPMHSLETSL; from the exons ATGGCTACTAACTCCTACACGGGGGTGAAGAACTCCGTGGCAGAGCACGCTCATGATGGAGAGTTCGGCTGCTCGCTCAAAGAGCTGCGCTCCGTCATGGAGCTGCGGGGGACGGAGGCGTTACAGAAAATCCTGGACTCTTACGGGGACGTTAATGAACTCTGCAACAGACTGAAGTCATCACCTATAAATG GTTTAGGTGGACATCCTCCAGACATTGACAAAAGGAAATTAGTGTTTGGACAGAACCTTATACctccaaaaaagccaaaaacaTTTCTTCAGTTAGTATGGGAAGCATTACAAGACGTAACGTTGATTATCCTAGAAGTGGCAGCCATAGTTTCATTAGGCCTTTCTTTTTATCAACCTCCGGAATCAGAGGGTGCAC actgtgGGACGGGAGCAGGTGGAGTGGAAGACGAAGGCGAGTCGGAGGCAGGCTGGATTGAAGGGGCAGCTATCCTCCTGTCGGTGGTCTGTGTGGTGCTAGTGACCGCCTTCAATGACTGGAGCAAAGAGAAGCAGTTCCGGGGCTTACAGAGCCGCATTGAACAGGAGCAGAAGTTTACAGTGGTGCGCAATGGGCAGGTCGTCCCCGTCCCCGTGGCTGAGATTGTAGTTGGGGATGTTGCACAAATTAAATATG GTGACCTCCTACCTGCTGATGGCATTCTCATCCAGGGGAATGATCTCAAGATCGATGAGAGCTCTCTCACTGGCGAATCGGACCATGTGAGGAAGACACTGGAGAAGGATCCTATGCTGTTGTCAG GTACCCATGTCATGGAGGGCTCTGGAAAAATGCTCGTCACGGCTGTTGGAGTTAACTCTCAAACTGGAATCATCTTCACCCTTCTTGGGGCTGGGGAGGACGATGAAGACGAAGAGAAGGAGgaaaagaagaaagcaaaagaacgtaagaaagagaagaaaa AGAAGAAGCAAGATGGCTCTGTGGACAACAAGAAGAAAG CTAAAGCCCAGGATGGTGCTGCGATGGAAATGCAACCTCTGAACACAGATGAAGCCGGAGATTTGGAGGAGAAGCGAAAAGCCAACTTGCCAAAGAAGGAAAAATCAGTACTTCAGGGGAAGCTGACCAAGCTAGCTGTCCAAATTGGCAAAGCAG GTCTGGTGATGTCTGCCATCACGGTCATAATCCTGGTGGTGTTGTTTATAGTGGACACCTTCTGGGTGCAAGGTCTACCCTGGGAGCAAACCTGCACACCCGTCTACATCCAGTTTTTTGTCAAATTCTTCATCATCGGCGTGACGGTGCTGGTGGTGGCTGTCCCCGAGGGGCTGCCCCTGGCCGTCACCATCTCTCTGGCTTACTCCGTCAAA AAAATGATGAAAGATAACAATTTGGTGAGGCACTTGGATGCCTGTGAAACCATGGGCAACGCCACTGCCATCTGTTCAGATAAAACGGGCACTCTGACCATGAACAGGATGACTGTGGTGCAGGTTTATATTGCAGACACACACTACAGGAGGGTCCCTGAGGCAGAGCTCATCCCCTCCACCACCATGGACCTGCTGCTTCTGGGCATCAGTGTCAACTGTGCGTACACTACCAAGATCATG cccACAGAAAAGGAGGGCGGATTGCCTCGGCAGGTGGGTAATAAAACTGAATGTGCCTTACTGGGCTTTCTGCGGGACATGAAGAAGGAGTACCAAGCAGTCCGCAACGAGATCCCTGAGGAGAAGCTCTACAAGGTTTACACCTTCAACTCCGTCAGGAAATCCATGAGTACCGTCCTCAAGAATGCTGACGGAAGCTTCCGGATGTTCAGCAAAGGAGCCTCCGAGATTTTACTGAAAAA GTGTTATAAGATCCTAACAGCAAGTGGCGAGCCCAAGGTGTTCCGGCCCAGAGACCGGGACGACATGGTGAAGAAAGTGATTGAGCCCATGGCTTCTGAAGGTCTGAGGACCATATGTTTGGCTTACCGGGATTTTCCGGCCAAGGACGGAGAGCCAGACTGGGAAAATGAGAGTGACATTCTGACTagcctcacctgtgtgtgtgtggtgggcatTGAGGATCCTGTCAGACCAGAG GTCCCCGATGCCATTAAGAAATGCCAGCGTGCAGGGATCACAGTACGGATGGTCACCGGGGACAACATCAACACAGCCCGCGCCATAGCAACCAAATGCGGCATCCTACTGCCCGGAGACGATTTCCTCTGCCTAGAGGGCAAAGAGTTCAATCGGCGGATACGCAATGAGAAgggagag ATCGAACAAGAGCGTATTGATAGAATATGGCCTAAACTCAGAGTCCTAGCAAGATCTTCACCAACAGATAAGCACACATTAGTTAAAG GTATAATTGACAGCACTATTACAGAGCAGAGGCAAGTCGTCGCGGTAACAGGAGACGGAACCAATGACGGTCCTGCGTTGAAGAAGGCGGACGTGGGCTTTGCTATG GGCATTGCCGGCACAGACGTGGCTAAAGAGGCCTCTGACATCATTCTCACCGACGACAATTTCAGCAGCATCGTCAAAGCTGTGATGTGGGGACGCAACGTGTATGACAGCATCTCCAAATTCCTGCAGTTCCAGCTCACCGTCAATGTAGTGGCTGTGATCGTGGCCTTCACCGGAGCCTGCATCACACAG GACTCTCCTCTGAAGGCAGTGCAGATGCTGTGGGTGAACCTCATCATGGACACCTTCGCCTCGCTGGCCCTGGCCACGGAGCCGCCCACCGAGTCCCTGCTCCTGAGGAAGCCGTACGGCCGCAACAAGCCCCTCATCTCCAGGACCATGATGAAGAACATCCTGGGCCATGGGGTCTACCAGCTCACCATCATCTTCACCCTGCTGTTTGCAG GTGAGAAGATATTCGATATAGACAGTGGTCGTAACGCCCCACTCCACGCACCTCCCTCTGAGCACTACACCATCGTCTTCAACACCTTCGTCATGATGCAGCTATTCAACGAAATCAACGCCCGTAAGATCCACGGAGAGAGGAACGTCTTTGATGGCATCTTCAACAACATGATCTTCTGCACCATTGTGTTTGGCACCTTCGTCATCCAG ATTGTAATTGTCCAGTTTGGAGGAAAGCCTTTCAGTTGTGTGGGACTCACCGTGGACCAGTGGCTGTGGTGCGTCTTCCTGGGCTTTGGCTGTCTGCTGTGGGGACAG GTCATCTCTACCATCCCCACCAGTCACCTGAAGTTCCTGAAGACAGCAGGTCATGGAACTCAGAAGGAGGAGATCCCGGACGAGGAGCTGGAGGACATGGAGGACCTGGACGAGATTGACCACGCCGAGCGAGAGCTGCGCAGGGGGCAGATCCTCTGGTTCCGAGGCCTCAACCGCATACAGACTCAG ATGGATGTAGTGAGTGCGTTCCAGAGCAGCACTTCCTTGCAGGGGCCCCTCAGGCGTCAGCCCTCCTCCGGCAGCCAACAGCACGAT
- the atp2b1a gene encoding plasma membrane calcium-transporting ATPase 1 isoform X2, whose protein sequence is MATNSYTGVKNSVAEHAHDGEFGCSLKELRSVMELRGTEALQKILDSYGDVNELCNRLKSSPINGLGGHPPDIDKRKLVFGQNLIPPKKPKTFLQLVWEALQDVTLIILEVAAIVSLGLSFYQPPESEGAHCGTGAGGVEDEGESEAGWIEGAAILLSVVCVVLVTAFNDWSKEKQFRGLQSRIEQEQKFTVVRNGQVVPVPVAEIVVGDVAQIKYGDLLPADGILIQGNDLKIDESSLTGESDHVRKTLEKDPMLLSGTHVMEGSGKMLVTAVGVNSQTGIIFTLLGAGEDDEDEEKEEKKKAKEQKKQDGSVDNKKKAKAQDGAAMEMQPLNTDEAGDLEEKRKANLPKKEKSVLQGKLTKLAVQIGKAGLVMSAITVIILVVLFIVDTFWVQGLPWEQTCTPVYIQFFVKFFIIGVTVLVVAVPEGLPLAVTISLAYSVKKMMKDNNLVRHLDACETMGNATAICSDKTGTLTMNRMTVVQVYIADTHYRRVPEAELIPSTTMDLLLLGISVNCAYTTKIMPTEKEGGLPRQVGNKTECALLGFLRDMKKEYQAVRNEIPEEKLYKVYTFNSVRKSMSTVLKNADGSFRMFSKGASEILLKKCYKILTASGEPKVFRPRDRDDMVKKVIEPMASEGLRTICLAYRDFPAKDGEPDWENESDILTSLTCVCVVGIEDPVRPEVPDAIKKCQRAGITVRMVTGDNINTARAIATKCGILLPGDDFLCLEGKEFNRRIRNEKGEIEQERIDRIWPKLRVLARSSPTDKHTLVKGIIDSTITEQRQVVAVTGDGTNDGPALKKADVGFAMGIAGTDVAKEASDIILTDDNFSSIVKAVMWGRNVYDSISKFLQFQLTVNVVAVIVAFTGACITQDSPLKAVQMLWVNLIMDTFASLALATEPPTESLLLRKPYGRNKPLISRTMMKNILGHGVYQLTIIFTLLFAGEKIFDIDSGRNAPLHAPPSEHYTIVFNTFVMMQLFNEINARKIHGERNVFDGIFNNMIFCTIVFGTFVIQIVIVQFGGKPFSCVGLTVDQWLWCVFLGFGCLLWGQVISTIPTSHLKFLKTAGHGTQKEEIPDEELEDMEDLDEIDHAERELRRGQILWFRGLNRIQTQMDVVSAFQSSTSLQGPLRRQPSSGSQQHDIRVVNAFRNSLSPYEGLEKPESRTSIHNFMTHPEFRIEDSEPHIPLIDDTDAEDEGPTKRNTTPTPPPPPSPSSNQNNNAVDSGIHLFIDGSKTATPCIPLSPMHSLETSL, encoded by the exons ATGGCTACTAACTCCTACACGGGGGTGAAGAACTCCGTGGCAGAGCACGCTCATGATGGAGAGTTCGGCTGCTCGCTCAAAGAGCTGCGCTCCGTCATGGAGCTGCGGGGGACGGAGGCGTTACAGAAAATCCTGGACTCTTACGGGGACGTTAATGAACTCTGCAACAGACTGAAGTCATCACCTATAAATG GTTTAGGTGGACATCCTCCAGACATTGACAAAAGGAAATTAGTGTTTGGACAGAACCTTATACctccaaaaaagccaaaaacaTTTCTTCAGTTAGTATGGGAAGCATTACAAGACGTAACGTTGATTATCCTAGAAGTGGCAGCCATAGTTTCATTAGGCCTTTCTTTTTATCAACCTCCGGAATCAGAGGGTGCAC actgtgGGACGGGAGCAGGTGGAGTGGAAGACGAAGGCGAGTCGGAGGCAGGCTGGATTGAAGGGGCAGCTATCCTCCTGTCGGTGGTCTGTGTGGTGCTAGTGACCGCCTTCAATGACTGGAGCAAAGAGAAGCAGTTCCGGGGCTTACAGAGCCGCATTGAACAGGAGCAGAAGTTTACAGTGGTGCGCAATGGGCAGGTCGTCCCCGTCCCCGTGGCTGAGATTGTAGTTGGGGATGTTGCACAAATTAAATATG GTGACCTCCTACCTGCTGATGGCATTCTCATCCAGGGGAATGATCTCAAGATCGATGAGAGCTCTCTCACTGGCGAATCGGACCATGTGAGGAAGACACTGGAGAAGGATCCTATGCTGTTGTCAG GTACCCATGTCATGGAGGGCTCTGGAAAAATGCTCGTCACGGCTGTTGGAGTTAACTCTCAAACTGGAATCATCTTCACCCTTCTTGGGGCTGGGGAGGACGATGAAGACGAAGAGAAGGAGgaaaagaagaaagcaaaagaac AGAAGAAGCAAGATGGCTCTGTGGACAACAAGAAGAAAG CTAAAGCCCAGGATGGTGCTGCGATGGAAATGCAACCTCTGAACACAGATGAAGCCGGAGATTTGGAGGAGAAGCGAAAAGCCAACTTGCCAAAGAAGGAAAAATCAGTACTTCAGGGGAAGCTGACCAAGCTAGCTGTCCAAATTGGCAAAGCAG GTCTGGTGATGTCTGCCATCACGGTCATAATCCTGGTGGTGTTGTTTATAGTGGACACCTTCTGGGTGCAAGGTCTACCCTGGGAGCAAACCTGCACACCCGTCTACATCCAGTTTTTTGTCAAATTCTTCATCATCGGCGTGACGGTGCTGGTGGTGGCTGTCCCCGAGGGGCTGCCCCTGGCCGTCACCATCTCTCTGGCTTACTCCGTCAAA AAAATGATGAAAGATAACAATTTGGTGAGGCACTTGGATGCCTGTGAAACCATGGGCAACGCCACTGCCATCTGTTCAGATAAAACGGGCACTCTGACCATGAACAGGATGACTGTGGTGCAGGTTTATATTGCAGACACACACTACAGGAGGGTCCCTGAGGCAGAGCTCATCCCCTCCACCACCATGGACCTGCTGCTTCTGGGCATCAGTGTCAACTGTGCGTACACTACCAAGATCATG cccACAGAAAAGGAGGGCGGATTGCCTCGGCAGGTGGGTAATAAAACTGAATGTGCCTTACTGGGCTTTCTGCGGGACATGAAGAAGGAGTACCAAGCAGTCCGCAACGAGATCCCTGAGGAGAAGCTCTACAAGGTTTACACCTTCAACTCCGTCAGGAAATCCATGAGTACCGTCCTCAAGAATGCTGACGGAAGCTTCCGGATGTTCAGCAAAGGAGCCTCCGAGATTTTACTGAAAAA GTGTTATAAGATCCTAACAGCAAGTGGCGAGCCCAAGGTGTTCCGGCCCAGAGACCGGGACGACATGGTGAAGAAAGTGATTGAGCCCATGGCTTCTGAAGGTCTGAGGACCATATGTTTGGCTTACCGGGATTTTCCGGCCAAGGACGGAGAGCCAGACTGGGAAAATGAGAGTGACATTCTGACTagcctcacctgtgtgtgtgtggtgggcatTGAGGATCCTGTCAGACCAGAG GTCCCCGATGCCATTAAGAAATGCCAGCGTGCAGGGATCACAGTACGGATGGTCACCGGGGACAACATCAACACAGCCCGCGCCATAGCAACCAAATGCGGCATCCTACTGCCCGGAGACGATTTCCTCTGCCTAGAGGGCAAAGAGTTCAATCGGCGGATACGCAATGAGAAgggagag ATCGAACAAGAGCGTATTGATAGAATATGGCCTAAACTCAGAGTCCTAGCAAGATCTTCACCAACAGATAAGCACACATTAGTTAAAG GTATAATTGACAGCACTATTACAGAGCAGAGGCAAGTCGTCGCGGTAACAGGAGACGGAACCAATGACGGTCCTGCGTTGAAGAAGGCGGACGTGGGCTTTGCTATG GGCATTGCCGGCACAGACGTGGCTAAAGAGGCCTCTGACATCATTCTCACCGACGACAATTTCAGCAGCATCGTCAAAGCTGTGATGTGGGGACGCAACGTGTATGACAGCATCTCCAAATTCCTGCAGTTCCAGCTCACCGTCAATGTAGTGGCTGTGATCGTGGCCTTCACCGGAGCCTGCATCACACAG GACTCTCCTCTGAAGGCAGTGCAGATGCTGTGGGTGAACCTCATCATGGACACCTTCGCCTCGCTGGCCCTGGCCACGGAGCCGCCCACCGAGTCCCTGCTCCTGAGGAAGCCGTACGGCCGCAACAAGCCCCTCATCTCCAGGACCATGATGAAGAACATCCTGGGCCATGGGGTCTACCAGCTCACCATCATCTTCACCCTGCTGTTTGCAG GTGAGAAGATATTCGATATAGACAGTGGTCGTAACGCCCCACTCCACGCACCTCCCTCTGAGCACTACACCATCGTCTTCAACACCTTCGTCATGATGCAGCTATTCAACGAAATCAACGCCCGTAAGATCCACGGAGAGAGGAACGTCTTTGATGGCATCTTCAACAACATGATCTTCTGCACCATTGTGTTTGGCACCTTCGTCATCCAG ATTGTAATTGTCCAGTTTGGAGGAAAGCCTTTCAGTTGTGTGGGACTCACCGTGGACCAGTGGCTGTGGTGCGTCTTCCTGGGCTTTGGCTGTCTGCTGTGGGGACAG GTCATCTCTACCATCCCCACCAGTCACCTGAAGTTCCTGAAGACAGCAGGTCATGGAACTCAGAAGGAGGAGATCCCGGACGAGGAGCTGGAGGACATGGAGGACCTGGACGAGATTGACCACGCCGAGCGAGAGCTGCGCAGGGGGCAGATCCTCTGGTTCCGAGGCCTCAACCGCATACAGACTCAG ATGGATGTAGTGAGTGCGTTCCAGAGCAGCACTTCCTTGCAGGGGCCCCTCAGGCGTCAGCCCTCCTCCGGCAGCCAACAGCACGAT